From one Acidibrevibacterium fodinaquatile genomic stretch:
- a CDS encoding glycosyltransferase family protein, with product MILIFEMTWRARAHVPGNAATIDTIARAFPEQEIRVFAEAEHLSGLRALLGGGAKKIAFFPAADPAYLQGKTHIVSARRFAREFATLRQALAGAPAGENLFLFLLSATSTAIFAVALLVRRARRIKGVHIGLHGNLNEITGWRSRNPLVRAFDLRAALAAPLGKKLRFLVLEEAIRRELARILPRAGARADVLSLPVNLGEVASAPPPFAPPWRFGLIGQATRDKGIEVFLEIARRMKARFGERVEFYVIGMIRHDADQAPFAVLAHPPDHGGLSRADFTARLAAMHYILMPLAPSYYALSASGAVIDAVTWRKPMIGFRLPILADLFARFGDLGRLVDSTDAMADAVADLVETPDQAGYAAWQAALSEARASRDPAALAAGYAALVAEKFPDFG from the coding sequence GTGATCCTGATTTTCGAGATGACCTGGCGCGCGCGCGCGCATGTCCCCGGCAACGCCGCGACCATCGACACCATCGCCCGGGCTTTTCCAGAGCAGGAGATCCGGGTTTTCGCCGAGGCCGAGCATCTCAGCGGGCTCAGGGCGCTGCTCGGGGGGGGTGCGAAAAAAATCGCGTTCTTTCCCGCCGCCGACCCCGCCTATCTTCAGGGCAAGACGCATATCGTCTCCGCCCGCCGTTTCGCGCGGGAGTTCGCAACATTGCGCCAGGCGCTGGCCGGCGCGCCGGCGGGGGAAAACCTGTTCCTGTTTCTGCTTTCCGCGACCTCGACCGCGATTTTCGCCGTCGCGCTGCTGGTCCGGCGCGCGCGCCGGATCAAGGGCGTTCATATCGGGCTGCACGGCAATCTCAACGAAATCACCGGCTGGCGCTCACGCAACCCGCTCGTCCGCGCCTTCGATCTCCGCGCGGCGCTGGCGGCGCCGCTGGGGAAAAAGCTCCGCTTTCTGGTCCTCGAAGAGGCGATCCGGCGGGAACTCGCGCGGATTTTGCCGCGTGCCGGGGCGCGCGCCGATGTTTTGTCGCTCCCGGTCAATCTCGGCGAGGTGGCAAGTGCGCCGCCGCCCTTTGCCCCGCCTTGGCGCTTCGGCCTGATCGGCCAGGCGACGCGCGACAAGGGGATCGAGGTGTTTCTCGAAATCGCGCGGCGGATGAAGGCGCGGTTTGGCGAGCGCGTCGAATTCTACGTCATCGGCATGATCCGCCATGACGCCGATCAGGCGCCGTTCGCGGTGCTGGCCCATCCGCCCGATCATGGCGGTCTCTCGCGCGCCGATTTCACCGCCCGGCTGGCCGCGATGCATTACATTCTGATGCCGCTCGCGCCGAGCTATTACGCGCTTTCGGCGAGCGGCGCGGTGATCGATGCCGTCACCTGGCGCAAACCGATGATCGGCTTTCGCCTGCCCATCCTCGCCGATCTCTTCGCCCGCTTCGGCGATCTCGGCAGGCTGGTGGACAGCACCGATGCGATGGCGGACGCGGTTGCGGATCTCGTCGAAACCCCCGATCAGGCAGGCTATGCCGCATGGCAAGCCGCCCTCAGTGAGGCGCGCGCAAGCCGCGATCCCGCCGCCCTCGCCGCCGGCTACGCCGCATTGGTCGCGGAAAAATTCCCTGACTTCGGGTAG
- a CDS encoding GHMP family kinase ATP-binding protein, producing MLATSQPAPGATVRARVPLRLGLAGGGTDLNPYSEAHGGAVLNVTINRFAYAFIEPSTDGRSHFIAPDLGIEEDFAADDVTFAGARLALHAGVARRMIAEHAGGRMAPFRLTSFVDAPPGSGLGSSSALVVALVEAFVARLAAPLGPYDIAHLAYEIERIDLGLAGGKQDQYAATFGGANFIEFLPGDRVIVNPLRVTPAMLNELETSMVVCFTGVSRASEKIIAEQQRNMALPDGAALENLHRLKRDAIEMKLALLRGEIAHMAEILNRSWRAKKATAAGVSTGAIDRLLDEAFAAGAIGGKVSGAGGGGFMMFIVPPARRMAVLRALRAAGGEAGGVHFTQGGAESWIA from the coding sequence ATGCTCGCGACCTCGCAACCCGCCCCCGGCGCCACGGTGCGCGCGCGCGTCCCGCTTCGCCTCGGGCTTGCCGGCGGCGGCACCGATCTCAACCCGTATAGCGAGGCGCATGGCGGCGCCGTGCTCAACGTCACCATCAATCGCTTTGCCTATGCCTTCATCGAACCCTCGACGGACGGGCGCAGCCATTTCATCGCCCCCGATCTCGGCATCGAGGAGGATTTCGCGGCCGATGACGTGACCTTCGCCGGCGCCCGTCTCGCCCTCCATGCCGGGGTCGCGCGGCGGATGATCGCAGAGCACGCCGGCGGGCGGATGGCGCCGTTCCGCCTCACCTCCTTCGTCGATGCGCCGCCAGGCTCGGGCCTTGGTTCCTCCTCGGCGCTGGTCGTCGCCCTGGTCGAGGCGTTCGTTGCGCGGCTTGCCGCCCCGCTCGGGCCCTATGACATCGCCCATCTCGCCTATGAGATCGAGCGGATCGATCTCGGTCTTGCCGGCGGCAAGCAGGATCAATACGCGGCGACCTTCGGCGGCGCCAATTTCATCGAATTTCTTCCCGGTGACCGGGTGATCGTCAACCCGCTGCGGGTGACGCCGGCGATGCTGAACGAGCTTGAGACCTCGATGGTGGTCTGTTTCACCGGCGTCTCGCGCGCGTCGGAAAAAATCATCGCCGAGCAGCAGCGCAACATGGCCCTGCCCGATGGCGCCGCGCTCGAAAACCTGCATCGTCTCAAGCGCGATGCGATCGAGATGAAGCTCGCCCTGCTGCGCGGCGAGATTGCGCACATGGCGGAGATTCTGAACCGCTCCTGGCGCGCGAAAAAGGCCACCGCCGCCGGGGTCAGCACCGGCGCGATCGACCGTCTGCTGGATGAAGCCTTCGCCGCCGGCGCCATCGGTGGCAAGGTTTCCGGCGCCGGCGGTGGCGGGTTCATGATGTTCATCGTGCCGCCGGCGCGCCGCATGGCGGTGCTGCGCGCCCTCCGCGCCGCCGGCGGCGAGGCGGGCGGCGTGCATTTCACGCAGGGCGGCGCCGAATCCTGGATCGCGTAG
- a CDS encoding HAD-IIIA family hydrolase — protein MGEPAIRQCVILAGGMASRLGALAETTPKPILPIGDRPFLAWLMREMIRFGIDDFVLLAGHLAERLRDAIPAIRRTLPAAVGITVSEEPERAGTGGAVFHARDLLAPRFLLCNGDSLFDCNLAPLLGAPPAGLARMVLRAIPDASRYGVVTLEGERVIAFAERPAQAGPGLINAGLYLMSREIVAHLAPRCSLERDVLPALAARGAVRGMVASGYFRDIGIPADLARAAAEIPRQLHRPALFLDRDGVINVDHGYVGTRARFEWMPGAKAAIRAATEAGLHVFVVTNQAGVARGFYDEAAVTDLHAWMVAEVRRAGGTIDDIRFCPTHPEGSVAAYRRESDWRKPGPGMILDLMRAWEVDPARALLVGDKESDLAAAAAAGVRGLLFPGGDLFAFLAPHLASLTPIAEF, from the coding sequence GTGGGCGAACCCGCGATCCGGCAATGCGTGATCCTCGCCGGCGGGATGGCGAGCCGTCTTGGCGCGCTCGCCGAAACCACCCCGAAGCCGATCCTTCCGATCGGCGACCGGCCGTTCCTCGCCTGGCTGATGCGCGAGATGATCCGCTTCGGCATCGATGATTTCGTTCTCCTCGCCGGCCATCTCGCCGAGCGGCTGCGCGACGCCATCCCGGCGATCCGCCGCACCCTCCCCGCCGCGGTCGGCATCACGGTCTCGGAAGAGCCCGAGCGCGCCGGCACCGGCGGCGCGGTGTTTCACGCGCGCGACCTGCTGGCGCCGCGGTTTCTGCTGTGCAACGGCGATTCTTTGTTTGACTGCAACCTCGCCCCCCTGCTCGGCGCACCGCCGGCGGGGCTCGCGCGCATGGTGCTGCGCGCCATCCCCGATGCCAGCCGCTATGGCGTCGTGACCTTGGAGGGCGAGCGCGTCATCGCCTTCGCCGAGCGGCCGGCGCAGGCGGGTCCGGGGCTGATCAATGCCGGCCTCTATCTGATGTCACGCGAGATCGTTGCGCATCTCGCGCCGCGTTGTTCGCTGGAGCGCGACGTGCTGCCGGCGCTCGCGGCGCGCGGCGCGGTGCGCGGGATGGTCGCGAGCGGCTATTTCCGCGATATCGGCATCCCCGCCGATCTCGCCCGCGCCGCCGCCGAAATCCCGCGCCAATTGCACCGCCCTGCCCTCTTTCTCGACCGCGACGGGGTGATCAATGTCGATCACGGCTATGTCGGCACGCGCGCGCGGTTCGAATGGATGCCGGGCGCGAAGGCGGCGATCCGGGCGGCGACCGAGGCCGGCTTGCACGTTTTCGTCGTCACCAATCAGGCCGGCGTTGCGCGCGGATTCTATGACGAGGCGGCGGTCACTGATCTGCACGCCTGGATGGTCGCGGAGGTGCGGCGCGCCGGCGGCACGATCGACGATATCCGCTTCTGCCCGACCCACCCGGAGGGGTCTGTTGCCGCCTATCGCCGCGAAAGCGACTGGCGCAAGCCCGGGCCGGGGATGATCCTCGATCTGATGCGCGCCTGGGAGGTCGATCCCGCCCGGGCGCTTCTCGTCGGCGACAAGGAAAGCGATCTCGCGGCGGCCGCCGCGGCCGGCGTGCGCGGGCTTTTGTTTCCGGGCGGCGATCTGTTCGCCTTCCTTGCCCCCCATCTTGCCTCTCTCACCCCCATCGCGGAGTTTTGA
- a CDS encoding NAD-dependent epimerase/dehydratase family protein, with protein sequence MSETYLVTGGAGFIGSHLVAALLADGHRVRVVDDLSTGRRENVPEGVTFIEGSITDPALMRSAAQGIAGCFHLAAIASVERGIEAWLATHQVNLGGLITLFEVLRTLPAPVPVVYASSAAVYGDAAALPITEQTATRPLSAYGADKLGCEHHARVASHVHGIPTLGLRFFNVYGPRQDPRSPYSGVISIFCDRLRAGQPVAVFGDGGQTRDFVYVADVVAALAAAMRQLRGERVAPGAVFNVCTGCATSVRDLAESIAGLCGRAADIRPAPARKGEIRHSLGAPEALRTALGLGEPVPLRQGLAATLNWLETVAVR encoded by the coding sequence ATGAGCGAGACCTATCTGGTTACCGGCGGCGCCGGGTTCATCGGCTCGCACCTCGTCGCCGCCCTGCTCGCCGACGGGCACCGGGTGCGGGTGGTCGATGATCTTTCCACCGGGCGGCGTGAGAATGTGCCCGAGGGGGTCACCTTCATCGAAGGCTCGATCACCGACCCCGCGCTGATGCGAAGCGCCGCCCAGGGCATCGCCGGCTGCTTTCATCTCGCCGCCATCGCCTCCGTCGAGCGCGGGATCGAGGCCTGGCTTGCGACGCATCAGGTCAATCTCGGTGGCTTGATCACGCTGTTTGAGGTGCTCCGCACCCTGCCGGCGCCGGTGCCGGTGGTTTATGCCTCCTCGGCCGCGGTTTATGGCGATGCGGCGGCCTTGCCGATCACCGAGCAGACCGCGACGCGGCCGCTTTCGGCCTATGGCGCCGACAAGCTCGGGTGCGAGCACCATGCGCGGGTGGCGAGCCACGTGCACGGTATCCCGACCCTTGGCCTGCGCTTTTTCAACGTCTATGGCCCGCGCCAGGATCCGCGCTCGCCCTATTCGGGGGTAATTTCGATTTTTTGCGATCGCCTCCGCGCCGGGCAACCGGTGGCGGTGTTCGGCGATGGCGGGCAGACGCGCGATTTCGTCTATGTCGCCGATGTCGTCGCCGCCCTTGCCGCCGCGATGCGGCAATTGCGGGGCGAACGGGTCGCGCCAGGCGCGGTCTTCAATGTCTGCACCGGGTGCGCGACCTCGGTGCGCGATCTCGCCGAGAGTATCGCCGGTCTCTGCGGGCGCGCGGCCGACATTCGTCCCGCGCCGGCGCGTAAGGGCGAAATCCGCCACTCCCTCGGCGCGCCGGAGGCATTGCGGACGGCGCTCGGGCTCGGCGAGCCGGTGCCGCTGCGCCAGGGGCTCGCCGCGACGCTGAACTGGCTGGAGACGGTTGCGGTCAGATGA
- a CDS encoding glycosyltransferase family 4 protein — protein sequence MTPPRLLHVFSTFAVGGPQMRFAMLANHFGTRYRHMIFAMDGNTECRARLAPGLDVTFVDNPLQKGETLANLRRIRALLGALRPDLLVTSNWGTIEWAMANLFAGVAHLHMEDGFGPEERARQLRRRVWLRRLVLRRATVMLPSENLYRIATDIWRLPRRRLRYVPNGVDLARFAPGPRGMPPWEAHGAPVVGTVAALRAEKNLSRLIAACAALPAPMPLLVIVGDGPARAALEAEAARRGVRAHFTGAVAEPAALYRFFDVFALSSDTEQMPLSVLEAMASGLAVAATDVGDVRTMLAPENAPYVVPLAADALAGAIARLLAEPAARAAIGAANRARAEQVFDQQAMFSAYDDLFGGAAARAVKEGI from the coding sequence ATGACGCCGCCGCGTCTTTTGCATGTGTTCTCGACCTTCGCGGTCGGTGGGCCGCAGATGCGCTTTGCGATGCTCGCCAATCATTTCGGCACCCGCTATCGCCATATGATCTTCGCGATGGACGGCAATACCGAGTGCCGCGCCCGGCTGGCGCCCGGGCTCGACGTCACGTTCGTCGACAATCCGCTGCAAAAGGGCGAAACGCTCGCCAATCTCCGCCGCATCCGGGCGCTGCTCGGCGCGCTCCGCCCCGATCTTCTGGTCACCAGCAACTGGGGCACGATCGAGTGGGCGATGGCCAATCTCTTCGCGGGCGTTGCGCATCTCCACATGGAGGACGGGTTTGGCCCCGAGGAGCGGGCGCGGCAGCTCCGGCGCAGGGTTTGGCTGCGGCGCCTCGTTCTCCGCCGTGCGACGGTGATGCTGCCCTCGGAAAATCTTTATCGCATCGCGACCGACATTTGGCGGCTGCCGCGGCGGCGGCTGCGCTATGTGCCGAACGGGGTCGATCTCGCCCGCTTCGCGCCCGGCCCGCGCGGGATGCCGCCCTGGGAGGCGCATGGCGCGCCGGTGGTCGGCACCGTCGCGGCGTTGCGGGCGGAGAAAAATCTCTCCCGCCTGATCGCCGCCTGCGCCGCTTTGCCGGCGCCGATGCCGCTGCTCGTCATCGTCGGCGACGGGCCGGCGCGGGCAGCCTTGGAAGCGGAGGCGGCACGGCGCGGCGTGCGCGCCCATTTCACCGGCGCGGTCGCCGAACCCGCAGCACTTTATCGGTTTTTTGATGTTTTTGCGTTGTCATCGGATACCGAGCAGATGCCGCTTTCGGTTCTGGAGGCGATGGCGAGCGGGCTGGCGGTCGCGGCGACCGATGTCGGCGATGTGCGGACGATGCTGGCGCCGGAGAACGCGCCCTATGTCGTGCCGCTGGCCGCGGACGCGCTGGCCGGGGCGATCGCGCGCTTGCTTGCCGAGCCGGCGGCGCGGGCGGCGATCGGGGCGGCGAACCGGGCGCGGGCCGAGCAGGTTTTCGACCAACAGGCGATGTTTTCCGCCTATGACGATTTATTCGGCGGTGCCGCGGCGCGCGCGGTAAAGGAGGGGATATGA
- a CDS encoding NAD-dependent epimerase/dehydratase family protein has translation MKRIALVGAGYIARVHADALKSLQGFTIAAVIDPNEAAARRLARACATEAVFPSVEAALAAGGIDAAHVLVPPPLHHVVAEPLIAAGIPVLLEKPLATTASDAQRLVERAAACGVVLGVNQNFVHHPAFVRLRQALSAGAIGRPRFLSCLYHVPLRQLAAGQFGHWMFQAPGNILLEQAVHPLSQIATLAGPIGEVRALAGASLELAPGVDFFPTLEVSLAGARLPAQLHFAVGQSYPVWRISVVGDDGVLTADILTNRYTREGRTRWLDALDHALSGTHLAAETARDSLGNLAAYGLAMLRLRPPSDPFFLSMQGSIAAFHAALASGAQPPLDGAFGAALVATCERIAAVFPPASPAPALEPAGDGGADVAVLGGTGFIGRHLVARLVADGKRVAVMARSIRNLPAIFHDPAVSLHGGDINDAAAVAEAIGAAPVVVNLAHGGGGGSFAEIRQAMVGGAETVAAVCRAHGVRRLIHIGSIAGLYLGPQAAPVTGATPPDPKAEKRADYARAKAICDRALLAENGRQGLEIVILRPGLVVGAGTSPFHSGLGVYNNEQHCLGWNDGRNPLPFVLAGDVAAAIASACAAPGIGGRAFNLVGDVRLSARDYTEALAAALGRPLRFHPQSPLRLLLIERGKWLIKRLGGRKAAAPSFHDLLSRGLRARFDCTDAKEALGWQPVADRATFLAEAFGAAAR, from the coding sequence GTGAAACGCATTGCCCTGGTTGGCGCCGGCTATATCGCCCGCGTCCATGCGGATGCCCTGAAATCCCTCCAAGGTTTCACGATTGCCGCCGTCATCGATCCGAACGAGGCGGCGGCGCGGCGGCTTGCGCGCGCCTGCGCGACCGAGGCGGTGTTTCCCTCGGTCGAGGCAGCGCTGGCGGCGGGTGGGATCGATGCCGCCCATGTCCTGGTGCCGCCGCCGCTTCATCACGTGGTCGCGGAACCGCTGATCGCGGCCGGCATTCCGGTGCTGCTCGAAAAGCCGCTCGCCACCACGGCGTCTGACGCGCAGCGCTTGGTCGAACGCGCGGCGGCGTGCGGGGTCGTGCTCGGCGTCAATCAGAATTTCGTCCACCACCCCGCCTTTGTTCGTCTCCGCCAGGCGCTTTCCGCCGGCGCGATCGGGCGGCCGCGCTTCCTGAGCTGCCTTTATCATGTGCCGCTCCGCCAACTCGCGGCGGGACAATTCGGCCATTGGATGTTCCAGGCGCCGGGCAACATCCTGCTCGAGCAGGCAGTGCATCCGCTTTCGCAGATCGCCACGCTCGCCGGCCCGATCGGTGAGGTGCGGGCGCTCGCCGGGGCCAGCCTCGAACTCGCGCCGGGGGTGGATTTCTTCCCCACCCTCGAGGTCTCGCTCGCCGGCGCGCGGCTTCCGGCGCAGCTCCATTTCGCGGTCGGGCAGTCCTATCCGGTATGGCGGATCAGCGTCGTTGGCGATGATGGCGTGCTCACCGCCGATATCCTCACCAATCGCTACACCCGCGAGGGGCGGACGCGCTGGCTCGACGCGCTCGATCATGCGCTGTCGGGGACGCATCTCGCGGCAGAGACCGCCCGCGACAGTCTCGGCAATCTCGCGGCCTATGGGCTTGCGATGCTGCGGCTCCGCCCGCCGAGCGACCCGTTCTTTCTCAGCATGCAAGGCAGCATCGCCGCCTTTCACGCGGCGCTGGCGAGTGGCGCGCAACCGCCGCTGGATGGCGCTTTCGGTGCCGCGCTGGTTGCGACCTGCGAGCGGATCGCGGCGGTTTTCCCGCCGGCTTCGCCGGCGCCGGCGCTCGAGCCCGCGGGTGACGGCGGGGCTGACGTCGCGGTGCTCGGCGGCACCGGGTTCATTGGCCGGCATCTGGTCGCGCGCTTGGTCGCAGACGGCAAGCGGGTCGCCGTCATGGCGCGCTCGATCCGCAATCTGCCGGCGATTTTTCACGACCCGGCGGTGTCGCTTCATGGCGGCGACATCAATGACGCCGCGGCGGTGGCAGAAGCGATCGGCGCGGCGCCGGTGGTCGTCAATCTCGCCCATGGCGGCGGCGGCGGCAGTTTCGCGGAGATCCGCCAGGCAATGGTCGGCGGCGCCGAGACGGTGGCCGCGGTCTGCCGTGCCCATGGCGTGCGGCGGCTCATTCATATCGGCTCGATCGCCGGGCTCTATCTCGGCCCGCAAGCAGCGCCAGTCACCGGCGCGACCCCGCCCGACCCCAAGGCCGAGAAGCGCGCCGATTACGCCCGCGCCAAGGCGATCTGCGATCGCGCTTTGCTCGCCGAAAACGGGCGCCAAGGGTTGGAGATCGTCATTCTCCGCCCCGGCCTCGTGGTCGGGGCCGGCACCTCGCCGTTTCATAGCGGGCTCGGCGTCTATAACAACGAACAGCACTGTCTCGGCTGGAATGACGGGCGCAACCCGCTCCCTTTCGTGCTCGCCGGCGACGTCGCGGCGGCGATCGCCAGCGCCTGCGCGGCGCCGGGGATCGGCGGGCGCGCTTTCAACCTGGTCGGCGATGTTCGGCTCAGCGCCCGCGACTATACCGAAGCCCTCGCCGCCGCGCTCGGCCGGCCGCTTCGCTTTCATCCGCAATCGCCGCTTCGCCTCCTGCTCATCGAGCGGGGGAAATGGCTGATCAAGCGGCTCGGCGGGCGCAAGGCTGCGGCGCCGAGCTTTCATGATCTGCTTTCCCGCGGCCTGCGCGCGCGGTTTGACTGCACGGATGCGAAGGAAGCGCTCGGCTGGCAGCCGGTCGCCGATCGCGCGACCTTCCTCGCCGAGGCGTTTGGCGCGGCGGCGCGATGA
- a CDS encoding right-handed parallel beta-helix repeat-containing protein, translating into MTMRGETGWRGAFIVGIFCLIASGAAQARTLLVGPGRLLHLPSGAAAIAAPGDRIEIDPGVYEDCAVWRADHLTITGAGPGVVIENRICQGKAIFVTEGASITIARLTLRHARAPEHNGAGIRAEGGDLTLRAVRFLDNEDGILAAAAPRATIRIEDSVFEGNGVCAPVCAHGIYVNDLAKLSVIRSRFFETHDGHHIKSRARVTELIGNTLTDGPRGTSSYLVDLPNGGALLMQDNTLEKGPKTENTGTAIAIGEEGVTHPNGTITLTANHFTNDGPTETVFVRNLSPIPARLRGNVFAGKVIPLIGPGESE; encoded by the coding sequence ATGACGATGCGGGGCGAAACCGGCTGGCGGGGGGCGTTCATTGTCGGGATTTTCTGTCTCATCGCCTCGGGCGCGGCCCAAGCGCGCACGCTCCTCGTCGGGCCGGGGCGTCTCCTGCATCTCCCAAGCGGGGCCGCCGCCATCGCCGCGCCCGGCGACCGGATCGAAATCGACCCCGGGGTTTACGAGGATTGCGCCGTCTGGCGCGCCGATCACCTCACCATCACCGGCGCCGGGCCGGGCGTCGTCATCGAGAACCGCATCTGTCAGGGCAAGGCGATTTTCGTGACCGAAGGCGCCTCGATCACCATCGCCCGCCTCACCCTCCGCCACGCCCGCGCGCCCGAACATAATGGCGCCGGCATCCGCGCCGAGGGCGGCGATCTCACCCTCCGCGCCGTCCGTTTCCTCGATAACGAGGACGGCATCCTCGCCGCCGCCGCCCCGCGCGCGACGATCCGCATCGAGGACAGCGTGTTCGAGGGCAACGGCGTCTGCGCCCCGGTCTGCGCGCATGGCATCTATGTCAACGACCTCGCCAAACTTTCCGTCATCCGCTCGCGCTTTTTCGAAACCCATGACGGCCATCACATCAAATCGCGCGCCCGCGTGACCGAATTGATTGGCAATACCCTCACCGACGGGCCACGCGGCACATCGAGCTACCTCGTCGATCTGCCCAATGGCGGGGCGCTCCTGATGCAGGACAACACGCTGGAAAAAGGCCCGAAAACCGAAAACACCGGCACCGCGATCGCGATCGGCGAAGAAGGCGTGACCCACCCCAACGGCACCATCACCCTCACCGCCAACCACTTCACCAATGACGGCCCGACGGAGACGGTGTTCGTACGCAATCTCTCCCCGATCCCGGCCCGGCTTCGGGGCAATGTCTTCGCCGGCAAGGTCATCCCCCTGATCGGGCCCGGGGAAAGCGAATAA
- a CDS encoding SMP-30/gluconolactonase/LRE family protein, producing MIDTRGFAPLGPLADWVYPDPRVERLERRFSALIGNGYIERIATGCRWAEGPAYFRAGRYLVWSDIPNNRQLRWLEDDGHVSVFRAPSNNSNGNTVDREGRLISCEHGTRRVTRTEHDGSITVLIDRFEGKRLNSPNDVIVASDGGIWFTDPNYGIKGHYEGNKGEDELPHNVYRLDPATGRAKVVADDFVQPNGLAFSPDEKRLYIVDSGATEGGPAHIRVFDADAASGKLRKSRVFAEDFAPGFTDGLRTDCDGNVWCSMGWAAASEHGVRCYAPNGDLIGKIHLPESAANLTFGGAKRNRLFICASTSVYSLYVETQGAATP from the coding sequence ATGATCGATACACGCGGCTTCGCCCCGCTCGGCCCGCTTGCGGACTGGGTCTATCCCGACCCCCGCGTGGAACGGCTGGAGCGGCGTTTTTCGGCGCTCATCGGCAATGGCTATATCGAGCGCATCGCGACCGGCTGCCGCTGGGCCGAAGGGCCGGCCTATTTCCGCGCCGGGCGCTATCTCGTGTGGAGCGACATCCCCAATAACCGCCAACTCCGCTGGCTGGAAGACGACGGCCATGTCAGCGTCTTTCGCGCCCCCTCGAACAACAGCAACGGCAACACCGTCGATCGCGAGGGGCGTCTGATTTCCTGCGAGCATGGCACACGGCGCGTGACCCGCACCGAGCATGACGGCTCGATCACCGTGCTCATCGACCGGTTCGAGGGCAAGCGGCTCAATTCCCCGAACGATGTCATCGTCGCGTCCGACGGCGGCATCTGGTTCACCGATCCCAATTACGGCATCAAAGGCCATTACGAGGGCAATAAGGGGGAAGACGAACTGCCGCACAATGTCTATCGCCTCGACCCCGCGACCGGGCGCGCCAAAGTGGTCGCCGATGATTTCGTGCAGCCGAACGGCCTCGCCTTTTCGCCCGATGAAAAGCGGCTCTACATCGTCGATAGCGGCGCGACCGAGGGCGGCCCCGCCCATATCCGCGTCTTCGACGCCGACGCAGCCAGCGGCAAGCTCCGCAAGAGCCGGGTTTTCGCCGAGGATTTCGCCCCCGGCTTCACCGATGGCCTGCGCACCGATTGCGACGGCAATGTCTGGTGCAGCATGGGGTGGGCGGCGGCGAGCGAGCACGGCGTGCGCTGCTATGCCCCGAACGGCGATCTGATCGGCAAGATCCACCTCCCCGAATCCGCCGCCAACCTCACCTTCGGCGGCGCCAAGCGGAACCGGCTGTTCATTTGCGCCAGCACCTCGGTCTATAGCCTCTATGTCGAAACCCAGGGCGCGGCGACGCCGTAG
- a CDS encoding DUF3237 domain-containing protein: protein MTPTQPTLEAVFTAEVTVGAAIDVGAGSVPGTRRRIVPILGGTVRGPRMVGEILTMGADWQLIEEEGAITRLVARYAMRASDGTIITIVNRAIRRAPAAIIARLAAGDAVDPAHYYFRGAPSFEAPPGPHRWLSESLFVCSGARAPRAVVIDVYRVA, encoded by the coding sequence ATGACGCCGACACAACCGACACTGGAAGCCGTTTTCACCGCCGAGGTCACGGTCGGCGCCGCGATCGATGTCGGCGCCGGGAGTGTCCCCGGCACGCGGCGGCGCATCGTCCCGATCCTCGGCGGCACGGTGCGTGGGCCGCGCATGGTCGGCGAGATATTGACGATGGGGGCGGATTGGCAGCTGATCGAGGAAGAAGGCGCCATCACGCGGCTGGTCGCGCGCTACGCCATGCGGGCGAGCGACGGCACGATCATCACCATCGTCAACCGCGCCATCCGGCGCGCCCCGGCGGCGATCATCGCGCGGCTCGCGGCGGGGGACGCGGTCGATCCGGCGCATTATTATTTCCGCGGCGCGCCGAGCTTTGAGGCGCCACCGGGGCCGCATCGCTGGCTCAGCGAAAGCCTCTTCGTCTGCTCTGGCGCCCGCGCGCCGCGCGCGGTGGTGATCGATGTCTACCGCGTCGCTTAA
- a CDS encoding YraN family protein — protein sequence MNPPASPRAERGARAERRGRAAEDAASAALLAEGWTLLARRLRTDAGEIDLIAERAGVLAFVEVKTRASLAEAAASLSLRQRRRLLAAAEIVLAAQPGWGRAGVRFDVIVVDRAGRLRRISDAFRAED from the coding sequence ATGAACCCCCCCGCGTCACCGCGGGCTGAGCGCGGCGCGCGCGCCGAGCGCCGCGGCCGCGCCGCCGAGGACGCCGCGTCGGCGGCCCTCCTCGCCGAAGGCTGGACGTTGCTCGCGCGCCGGCTGCGGACCGACGCCGGCGAAATCGACCTGATCGCCGAGCGCGCCGGCGTGCTCGCCTTCGTCGAGGTCAAGACCCGCGCGAGCCTTGCCGAGGCCGCGGCCTCGCTTTCGCTCCGCCAGCGCCGCCGCCTGCTCGCCGCGGCCGAAATCGTGCTCGCAGCGCAGCCCGGCTGGGGCCGCGCCGGGGTGCGCTTCGATGTGATCGTGGTTGACCGCGCCGGGCGCCTGCGGCGGATCAGCGATGCGTTTCGCGCCGAAGACTAG